A window of Desulfobulbus oralis genomic DNA:
GAGCCGTTTGGCCGCGGTCACGGCCTCGGCCGGGCTGCCGTAGCGGGCGGAGGAACGGGCCTTGACCTCGACAAAGACGAGGGTGTCCCGGTCCTGCGCGATGATGTCCACCTCGGCAAAGGCCCGGTAAAAATTGCGGGCCAGGATCTTGTAGCCTTTTGCCTGCAGGTAGCGGACCGCTGCCGCTTCCCCG
This region includes:
- a CDS encoding YraN family protein → MKKPDSRAAGRAGEAAAVRYLQAKGYKILARNFYRAFAEVDIIAQDRDTLVFVEVKARSSARYGSPAEAVTAAKRLRLSKIALEYMMQAGLEQCPARFDVIAVQLDHEGHAMHLEQIENAFETAI